The Candidatus Poribacteria bacterium genomic sequence TATCTTTAACCAGAATCTCACCCGATGCCAAAGCGACAACGGCGATAGGCTTGACAAATTCTCCCTCGTTACGTCCCCTCACCCCAAATTTCAGTATAAACTTCCCATCCGCGTTAAACTTGACCACACGGTGGTTGCCTGTGTCCGCAATAAGTATATTCCCTTCAGCATCAATTTCAATGTCCGAGGCATCAGTGTCAAATTCACCATCGCTTGCACCGTATCTGCCAAACGCGATTAATTTCTCACCGTCCGCACCAAACTTGTGAACCTTTGCGTTTTTCGCATCCAGCACATACAGTTGGTTTTGACTATTTACGTCAATACGAACTGACCGATCATAATTCCTCGGTTGATACGCGAATGCCGTTTTGCCTTCCTCGTCAATCATCAAGCGCGTGGGCAGAACTACTTTGGGGCGGACGTCAATCACATCGACAACATAGGTGTGCATTAGTTCGCCATCTCGATTGAACTTGTAAACACAGGGACCAAACCAATAAAGTTTTGGATCTACTGTCTCTGGCATATGGTGGGGTACAGCCTGATCGACGACGTAGATATTTCCAGCTCCATCGACGGCAATGTCGCCCGGCTTTCTGAGTATGTTGTCCACAGTCTTCTCTTTCGGGATTTGCATGATAAAATCGCCTGTTGGTGACAGTTTCTGGACCAGCCGGTTATCTGCGTCACTGACATAAAAGTTGCCTGTGTCATCAAATCCGATATGAATATTCTTGCTAAAAAATCCGTCCGCTGAACCCTTCCCACTGAACTCCCGTTCAAACTTCAAAAAACTCACAGCAAATATTTCGCGCGCCTGCCACACACACAGAACAGTGACAAGTAACAAAAGAACAATCCATTTTTTCATTGAATCAGGTCCCTTCAAATGATTTAGTTGTATGTATTGCACTTGATATCGCTTAGATTGGTTTTTTCTAGTTAATTCATACATTGCACATGCTCAGTATAGCACGAACCTTCCAAAAATTCAAGCCCCTAGAATTTTTGGATGAACGGGTGTGTGTTTAGAGACACACCCTCCCATCTGCTGTGGGTCCAAGTGTCACTGAACTGAGACACTTTTCACGTGCTGTGTTGGTAATTGGTTTCATATCCTCTTCTCGTAAAGGATTAATGGTTTTGGCACGCGTCTTGCTCAACAAAATATGACACAGTTTTGAAATCTTTGAAAATCGGTAGGCTGAAACACAATCTGAGGTATGGAGGAATAAGATCATGTTATTTCGTATGTCATTCACAATTACAATGTCTATCTTCTGGGCGGGCTGGATCTGTTGCGTCATGTTTGGTTGTTATAATCAATCAGCGGCATCACCGGTAAAATCTGAAATTCAACTGTTGCAGGTGGGTGCGTTTCACGGCGACGAGGTTTCCGCAAAATCAGGTGAAATCTGGCTGGGATTGTATCCAACGCCGGATGGGCACGCACTAATCCCTTCGAGAATTACGGTGGAAACCGTTTATGATCCATTCGTCGATAATGCCGGAGAGCAGACCGGAAAAGTGGTGTCAGTGGAAGAGCAGACGCCCCCGCTTTTTCTAATAAAAGGTTTGAGTACATCCGAAAGAGAATCCATCAAGACACTATCCGACACACAGACAATTTTAAGTCCCGGTAAATCCCTCAACCTTAGATTGGACGACGAAAACGAAAGCTATTTGACAGTTTATGGCGAAGGGGCTGTAGGACCGAACGGGTTTACTTCACTCGAAAACTACAGCCTTGAACTATCTAACGGACAGTTATCCCAAGAACTGCTCGCATACGGATCTACGAATGGTGCCATCCCCACCTTGCTCTGGGCAGGAGATCTGGATGGCGACGGTCAATTGGACCTGCTTATTAATGCAACCCCGCATTACACCGTATATTCTGCACCGATGTTGTTCCTTTCGTCAATGGCGCAGGGCGGTAATTTGGTCCAGAAGGTTGCTATATTTATCGCTACCGGCTGCTAGTGCACACCGTACGTTTCCTGATAACTCTCTCATGGCTCATGTTAAGAAGGCGTGCAACAGTACCGTAGGGAACAACTTTTGGACTCTCGGCGTAGATCCCGATTCTATTGGATTAGAACAACACGGACGGAGTCGTGGATCCTCAGTTTGGAACATCATGTTTCACGCTTGTCGTGTTTCGTGCTGTTTTTTGACGTGAGCTAGCTCGATTTTCTTTCCCGTTCTGAAACCTTCTTTGTGTTTCCCTGATACGTTGTATCGCCCCTCCTCGATTTTCATTCAACATTTTCTATGTTCCGTCGTCCAAAAAGAACCGTGCCAAGATCCCGTTGGTACGGTTTTCGTTTTTCTAATCGACAAGGAGGTTTTTATGCACAGCGGGGGATTTTCTAGACGAGACATGCATCGAATGGCTCGTTCTTCCGGTAGAAGGGGCAATGCTAGACGGCCCGATGTAGAGATGACAATTTTAGAGGAAGTACCAACAGAACTCCAAGATCAGCTTGAAGATTTACTGGATGGAGAAGAAGAGATTAAAGTTGCCATTTCCACAGATTTACAGTTTGACGGCACTTACGGGAAAGATTGGGTGTTAGCGACGGAAAGACGCCTGCTCGCTTTTAACCAAAATGGTGCGCCCGGACCTGAAGTCCAAAACATTCCACTCGAAGCCGTTGACGAGATTGAAATACGAGAGTTGTATGGCAATAACTTCATGAAAGTGCGAACCGCAGAGGGCGCATTTGAAGTCGCTCGCTACTCCAAGCGGTTCGTTCCCAAATTTGCCGAAGCAACACCAGAAATTGAATCTTTAATTGACAAGGTCAAGCCGGAGGAAACGGACGAATCTAAGCGGCGTCGGAAGTATGTCGATCCCGGAAAAAAGAAGATTCGATGTGAAACCTGTGGGCGCCCGATCCCACGGTGGTCTGATGTTTGCCCAAACTGCGTTGAAAAGGGCAAACTGCTCTTCCGCCTACTCAAATACGCGATCCCATTTTGGCGCGTTTCTGTGCCGGCACTGCTAATCGTGCTGGTTATACGATTGGTAGACCTCTGGCCAGCTATTCTGGGTCAGCAGCTTATTGATAACATCCTCACTCCGGCGACGATAGCAGCAGCAGGAGGACAGCCAACTGAACCGGGTGCATTTGGACAACTTGTGATAATTGTGCTTCAGATGATCGGAGCGCACGTCTTCACAGCAGCTTTCTCAGCGGTGCGGGGTTATATGATGACATGGGTCGGTCAACGTATCACCCTGAGATTGCGGAATGATGCCTTTCAGCATATGAGTATCCTGTCGCTCGATTTCTACCAGCAGCGGGAGACGGGGAATCTGATGTCACGCATTACTCAGGATGTCGGACGGCTGCGAGACTTTATCGCCGAAGGGTTACAGGATATTATCGGTGATTCAATGACATTAATCTATATGTGCATTATCATGTTCCTCTATGACTGGCAGCTGGCACTCTGGGTGTTGCTTCCGATTCCGTTTATTATCCTTTTCTCATTCTATTTTGGACACAAGATGCACAAGGTTTTCCACGTCCTGTGGAGGCGCTACGCTGGGATTAGCACGATCTTGGCGAGTACGATTCCGGGGATACGGGTTGTCAAGGCGTTTACCCGCGAGAAATACGAAGTCGATCGCTTTCAAGAACAGACCCATCAGGTTTTTGAAGGGGAAATGAGTGCCGCCAAAATCTGGACACTTTATCAGCCAATTATGACCTTCATGACCTACTGTGGAACCATTTTTATCTGGTTAATTGGAGGGAGGCAGATCATCAACGGAGACTTAACGCTCGGTGAGTTGATGTTATTTATGACCTATATGACGCGGTTTTTACAACCTGTACGTACGCTTGCTCAGATGAACCGTCGATTCCTGAGAGCCGCGACTTCTGCCGAGCGGGTCTTTGAGATCCTTGATACACCGCCTAGTGTTGCAAGTCGTAAAGATGCTGTTGGCCTTCCAAATATGCGGGGGCAGGTCGAATTTCGCGATGTTTTCTTCTCTTACGATGAAGAGAAAAATGCTATCAATGGTATCAGCTTTACCACCAAACCGGGGGAAATGATCGGGCTCGTCGGACATAGTGGCGCGGGCAAGAGCACCCTCATCAATTTAGTCACCCGATTCTACGATCCCAACGAGGGTGAAATTCTCATTGACGGGCATGATAGCCGCGATATTGAACTTAGATCTTTGCGAGGACAGATCGGGGTGGTACTACAGGAGCCATTCCTATTTGAAGGTTCCGTCGCCGACAATATTGGTTATGGGAAACCGGGGGCAAGTCGCCAAGAGATTGTCGCGGCGGCAAAAGCCGCAAACGCCCACGACTTTATCGTTAAATTTTCCGATGGTTACGACACAACAGTCGGCGAAAGGGGCGTGCGTGTCTCTGGCGGAGAACGTCAACGAATCTCCATCGCTCGCGCTATCCTTAAGAATCCGCGCATTCTCATCCTTGATGAGGCAACTTCCTCTGTTGATACGGAGACCGAATCAAGAATCCAAGAGGCGTTGGGCCGGCTGATTCGAGGACGAACCGTTTTCGCAATCGCACATCGCCTTTCGACACTTAAACATTCCAATCGTTTGGTTGTCCTCAAGGAAGGGCAAATTGATGAGATTGGCACACACGAAGAGCTAATCGCCAAAGGTGGCACTTATGCCAACTTATGCGAAAAGCAAACAGAACTCTCGAAAATTCGGGCGTGGTAGTAACGAAATATGAAAGGAGTAGACCCGGTGGAACAACCCATTCGGATCGAAGATGAAGTCCAATTTCTTGATCCCCAACGCTTGAAAATTAGCCGCAACCAATTTGCAGAGCTGGAAGCGGAGCTGCCGGACGGTACAGTTCACGCGCCTGTAGAGCCGGTCCGCACGTTTCCACTGACCCAACCGAATCAATATATCAGTTTACTTGACGTCCACAAAAACGAGCTTGGCTTGATTGAGGACATAAATCAGTTAGAAAAGGCAGATCAGACAGTCCTTGCGGAAGAGTTGGAAAAATGCTATTTTATGCCAAAAATTACAAGGATTTACTTCATTGAAGGACGGTTCGGTGTCACAGAGTGGGAAGCCGAAACCGATAGTGGCACCGTTTCTTTTGATCTGCGTTCTCGGAATGATATTACCACATTTAATGGCGGACGGGTGCTGATTAAAGATATTGATGGGAATCGATACGAAATTGTCAATTATCATCAGCTAGATCCGCAGAGCGTAGCCCTCCTCGAAACACAGATCTAACGTATCAAACGTGAAGTGGAAAAGCGGCTTACGTGTCATGTAAGGATGATTTTGAGTCACCAATGGACCGTGCGACAATTGCCCTTATTCTCAGTATCATCGCCGTTATACTTGCTGCTTCTAAATGGATCCATGACCTCCATGCAGACCGCGCTGGCAGGCGAACCCACAGTCGAAGGCGGCGCGGAAGCCATCTCAGAGTCGAGCTACTAACAAAACAGGCAAACTGCTTTATCACACGTGGTGGACATCTGCTGTTTCTCGTTTCGTGTCGCATCTACAACGAGGGCGATCAGGTCCCTGTTACAATTCAAGCGTGTCAGTTCCAAGCGAAGATTGGACATAGGTGGCAAGATACGGAGTTATACCAAGTCCCGCATGCGGTGCTCTTTCCAAGTTTACTCCGCAACAGTCTCCCTATCAGTCTCAAACCGGAAGAACGACAAGACTTCTATGAGGTTTTTGCCCTCGATGCCTTAATTCCGAGTACCACAATTAAAATCCGACTCAGGTTTCAAAGTGGGCGTGGAAAGATAACACTGTGTCGGGATAAATTCAACCATCGTGTTGACGATCACGCAGTTTTTGACATTCTGTTCCGTGTCTTTGAATAGGAGAGATATTGCCGTACATCAGCGGAGAGCACTATCTACTTGGGCAAGAAATTATACAAAAATGATTTTTTAGGGAGAAATTGATGAACAGGAGCAAGTACGTTGCCCTTTGGATTGGAATGTTGTCATTGGGCTTTGTCTTGGCAACTTATGGTCAAAATGAAATTGCAGGTGAAACAGCGCTGTCATATGGGGGACCACCGAACCCAGAAGAAATGGCTTTGAGTAGGGGAGAACTTTCGGGACTTGGATTTACCTTCATCAATGGCGAACCGTTCTTGCGGTTTCAGTTGCAGCCGGAAATAGATCTCGGTAAAGTCGGATTTGGGCTCGGTCTTGTCCTGCTTTACAGCTCCTCTGAGGATGGCGAACACACAATCCTCGCTGAGGATGGCGAGACGTGGGACAATATCAGTACCATCTCGCGGGTTGTGCGCTATGTGCGTTATGGCCATCTCAGTGAATCATTTTACACCCGTTTCGGTGCATTGGACTACGCCACTATCGGGCACGGGTTCATTATGTCGGGGTATTCAAACTATGACCGCCGGGGCTTGCGGCTCAACCTTAGTTCAGAGACAAAAAAGATTGGGGTTGAGACAATCCTCAACAACGTCGGCGATCCAACTGTTTTCGGCGGACGGTTGTTTGTTCGTCCTCTGCAACAGGAGGAGGGTGGCATTCCACTCCTTAACAGTCTTGAATTTGGCGGAACCTATCTAACAGACATTGAGCCTGATCCGAGTCTGATGCCGGACGGAGATCCGCTTATCGCATTGGGGGTCGATATCGGTTTCCCGCTGATTCACAACAAGTCGCTGCGCTTGGATATATATGATGATGTGGCTTTCTTAAACACGAAATCGGAAACGAAAGCGGAGGAGATTGATGAGGTAACTGATATTGCAATAGGGAATGCTATCGGAATTGGTGTGTCGCTTTCCCAAGCCCTTTTCAAGGTGGAGTACCGCACTTTCGGCGCACGATTTTATCCGACCATTTTTGACTACACCTACGACGCTGCCAAAGGCGTTGCTCCTGACTTTTTGGGTATGGATGAAGAGGAGGCAGGTCAAGCAAGGCAAGGTTACTTCTCGATGATTGCTGTGAGACCGGTTCCACAGGTCAATTTTATAGCATCATTTGAGGACTATACCAATACGGAGCCAAAGTTATATCTGGGCATCACGGAATCTGGGGTAGTTGAACGGATGTCGTTCCGAGCATTCTATCTCAAACGCAACATTGGTGAGCCAGATCCCGGTTTTCCCGAGAAAGAAGGGAGCAAAGATCCGAGCTTTTTTGAAGACCTCTTCCGTCTTGATAGTAAATCCGCATTCATTGTGCGAATTGGATATGAGATCTTTCCGAGGTTTGAGATCGCAGTCCTCCGCGAATATTGTTTCCGGCGGGTAGAAGATGCGGCGGGTAAGACACACTTTGAGCCAATTCAGAAAACTTCGGTCGAAGCCGGTTTCAGGCTCAATTTCTGAGGTGAGAACTTTTCTCAAGACAGAGAGCGTTACTGAGGGATTAGGCAGGTCCCAATCCCTCTAATTCATCGTCCGACTCAGCCTAGTCAATCTCCCGAAAATCAGGCACCTCAACGGGCTTTCCACCATTTGCAATAGACTCCTCAGAAACCAATCCCGGCACTGTGAAATCCATGGCATCATAGACATCAATTGGCGGTTTGGTGTCATTGATGATGCTATCGACAAAACCGCGCATCTCGAAATACTCCTCACTCACATCTCCAGCCTTCACCGCTTCCTCCGGCGGATTTTTCCAACTCTCCGGTAGAAATTCGTCTTCAAAGTCTGCGAGCGGTCGCCACTCTCCCTGTTGATGGTAATCTGCCAACCAAACTTTTTCTACATCCTTCAATCCCCGTGTGCCTTCATAACAACCTTTCGTTCCCTGCAAACTCAAGTATGAATTCGCAGGACGGTTGGAGAGCATATCAATCCGGATCTTAATCAGAGCGCCACTTTCAGTCTTGCACAACATCATCACTGTATCTTCCATAGCATGTTCCGGATCGGTGTGCACACCAGTGCCAAGACAACACACCGAAACGACGCGTTCGTCGAGCCAGTCCATCACCGGACCGAGGCTATGCGTTGCATAGTTACATCGGTTTATTCCCACCTGCCAATAGTATCGCCAAGTTGGATTGCCACCGCTATCGTGATGCAGCACTTTGATGTCATGGAGATATTCGCCCTCGCCAAAGTAAATGTCCCCAAACAAGCCTTGACGCACCATGTTTCCAATTAACATGCTCGACCGTGTATAGCACTTATTCTCCGCCATCATATACTTCGTTTTGCTTTTTCTGACCGCTCTAACTAACTCGTAGCACTGTTCGAGGGAGGTCGCTGCTGTCACCTCACTCACCACATGCTTCCCTGCTTCCAACCCCGAAATAGATTGCGGCACATGCAGATTTTCGGGCGTGCCCAGCACGACGATATCAATATCAGCCGCAAGCATCTCTTCATAGTCCGTGAACCGTTTCGGAACACCATATCGATCTCCGACCTCATGAAGCGTGTCTTCGTTCAGATCACAGATTGCAGTTACCTCTGTTTCTGTAATAGTCGTGAAGGGACGGATATGTCCCGCTCCTCTGCGTGCGCCAACAATGCCGACTCTTAATCGATCCTTCATCTGCAGCTCCCTTTTTACTTTGAGGGTATTTATGGCCAAGTACTTTAGTATTTCACACAGAGATTTTACTCCATTTCTGGCAATTGTGCAATCCCATAGTGTTTGAGCCGGGGTATTTAATTCTCTAACTGAATCTGCCTCCTGATGTAACATCAGAAGGCAGATCTCTTCGGTCCCACGAAACGAGACCTTACAAGTTCAAGCAAGCCTTACTCTTTACTTGCTATCTCGATCACCGCAGGTTGCTTTGAATCCCGATGAAATCGGGGTTGAGAGATGTCATCCATCGCAGCTAACGCTCGCGCTGCATACAAACGAACCCCAGCCACTTTACAACGCGACACCTCCGTCAAGACGCGGATAGCCATATCGTGTTTGGAGTTATCAGCTTGAGCCAACGCATAAGCAGCGTTGGCACGCACCCACGGCGACTCATCGTTTAATACGTTTATCAACGCAGCAACAGCCGTTTGTGTCGGTACGCCGATCTGACCCAATGCCTTCGCTGCAGTGCCACGAAGGGTTACCTGTTGATGGTTGAGTGCGTACGCTAACCCAGGAATAGCTGCTTCAGCCGGTGCACCAATCTGCCCCAACATCGAAGCTGCCCAGATGCGTACATTGGTATGCTTGTCACTTAATGCTTGAATTAAGGCGAACACAACTGTTTGGGAGGACTGGTCAATCTTGCCCAACGCCGAAGCAGCGTTTTGACGAACTTCCCATCGCTGATCATTCAATGCTTGCACCAATGCAGGGATCGCATTGGGTTCACCAATCCGACCCAAGGCATAAGCCGCAGTGGAACGAACAACAGCATCTT encodes the following:
- a CDS encoding DUF1854 domain-containing protein, which encodes MEQPIRIEDEVQFLDPQRLKISRNQFAELEAELPDGTVHAPVEPVRTFPLTQPNQYISLLDVHKNELGLIEDINQLEKADQTVLAEELEKCYFMPKITRIYFIEGRFGVTEWEAETDSGTVSFDLRSRNDITTFNGGRVLIKDIDGNRYEIVNYHQLDPQSVALLETQI
- a CDS encoding Gfo/Idh/MocA family oxidoreductase — its product is MKDRLRVGIVGARRGAGHIRPFTTITETEVTAICDLNEDTLHEVGDRYGVPKRFTDYEEMLAADIDIVVLGTPENLHVPQSISGLEAGKHVVSEVTAATSLEQCYELVRAVRKSKTKYMMAENKCYTRSSMLIGNMVRQGLFGDIYFGEGEYLHDIKVLHHDSGGNPTWRYYWQVGINRCNYATHSLGPVMDWLDERVVSVCCLGTGVHTDPEHAMEDTVMMLCKTESGALIKIRIDMLSNRPANSYLSLQGTKGCYEGTRGLKDVEKVWLADYHQQGEWRPLADFEDEFLPESWKNPPEEAVKAGDVSEEYFEMRGFVDSIINDTKPPIDVYDAMDFTVPGLVSEESIANGGKPVEVPDFREID
- a CDS encoding ABC transporter ATP-binding protein — encoded protein: MARSSGRRGNARRPDVEMTILEEVPTELQDQLEDLLDGEEEIKVAISTDLQFDGTYGKDWVLATERRLLAFNQNGAPGPEVQNIPLEAVDEIEIRELYGNNFMKVRTAEGAFEVARYSKRFVPKFAEATPEIESLIDKVKPEETDESKRRRKYVDPGKKKIRCETCGRPIPRWSDVCPNCVEKGKLLFRLLKYAIPFWRVSVPALLIVLVIRLVDLWPAILGQQLIDNILTPATIAAAGGQPTEPGAFGQLVIIVLQMIGAHVFTAAFSAVRGYMMTWVGQRITLRLRNDAFQHMSILSLDFYQQRETGNLMSRITQDVGRLRDFIAEGLQDIIGDSMTLIYMCIIMFLYDWQLALWVLLPIPFIILFSFYFGHKMHKVFHVLWRRYAGISTILASTIPGIRVVKAFTREKYEVDRFQEQTHQVFEGEMSAAKIWTLYQPIMTFMTYCGTIFIWLIGGRQIINGDLTLGELMLFMTYMTRFLQPVRTLAQMNRRFLRAATSAERVFEILDTPPSVASRKDAVGLPNMRGQVEFRDVFFSYDEEKNAINGISFTTKPGEMIGLVGHSGAGKSTLINLVTRFYDPNEGEILIDGHDSRDIELRSLRGQIGVVLQEPFLFEGSVADNIGYGKPGASRQEIVAAAKAANAHDFIVKFSDGYDTTVGERGVRVSGGERQRISIARAILKNPRILILDEATSSVDTETESRIQEALGRLIRGRTVFAIAHRLSTLKHSNRLVVLKEGQIDEIGTHEELIAKGGTYANLCEKQTELSKIRAW
- a CDS encoding HEAT repeat domain-containing protein; the protein is MRCYRISLIFLGIISAIAIGFAAEGQEIGSFIEQLQHREEIVEIRRKAAHALGQIGDPASITVLVKSLQDERGEVRAAAASALVRIGSPTVPELIRSLNSKDAVVRSTAAYALGRIGEPNAIPALVQALNDQRWEVRQNAASALGKIDQSSQTVVFALIQALSDKHTNVRIWAASMLGQIGAPAEAAIPGLAYALNHQQVTLRGTAAKALGQIGVPTQTAVAALINVLNDESPWVRANAAYALAQADNSKHDMAIRVLTEVSRCKVAGVRLYAARALAAMDDISQPRFHRDSKQPAVIEIASKE